A region from the Deltaproteobacteria bacterium genome encodes:
- a CDS encoding UvrD-helicase domain-containing protein: protein MAIDLSVLNPEQRAAVEHGAGPLLILAGAGSGKTRAITYRIAHLVQDLHVAPWKIMAVTFTNKAAGEMRERLVKLLGPMDASQAQVATFHATGAAILRREAEALGRTRQFVIYDDGDQLALIKRLMRGARLDERSVPPRAIATHIDAAKNEAIGPDQLVAPDGPIVRPGDEAKVAAKLIYPLYERALEQANAFDFGDLIVKPLELFRTRKEILERYQRRFEWVLVDEFQDTNPAQFELLKRLCPPGGNLCVVGDDDQAIYRWRGADVSNILDFDRHYPSSKVVKLERNYRSDANILDAAYAVISRNARRKAKRLVTDAEAGAPLNLLASRDERGEAAMVSSGVKQLLASGVAPPQIAVFYRTNAQSRVLEEALRVGRVPYTIVRGRSFYDRAEVKDAVAYLRVAINPKSDADLLRVINNPPRGIGDTTVEHLTGYAQNKKLSVYEALGGVDFISDLKPAARRRLQEFRGVIDSLKEHTVSQHAAEAMEAVLEKSGLVTALEAEETPEADARIENLKELVSAAREFDMSRIAIAAQAKIDAEGSGSERDLDSGPLELPKEPLDAFLEQISLVGDADLSEDGKPSSGKVSMMTLHAAKGLEFDCVFLTGMEESIFPHSRALGEDADPEELAEERRLCYVGITRARKRLFFTLAQSRVVFGEVRFNRPSRFLSEIPKNLFGFTSPLPSLAPERSPEPAPRGERVVYDEEFSRGPQVRRHSGPRASSLGERVVHAKFGEGEVLSRDGDSDDAKVTVRFQTGVMKVIARFLRPL from the coding sequence GTGGCGATCGATCTCTCCGTTCTCAACCCCGAGCAGCGCGCGGCCGTCGAGCACGGCGCGGGGCCGCTCTTGATCCTCGCGGGCGCGGGCTCGGGGAAGACGCGCGCCATCACCTACCGCATCGCGCATCTCGTTCAGGATCTCCACGTGGCGCCGTGGAAGATCATGGCCGTCACCTTCACCAACAAGGCCGCCGGCGAGATGCGCGAGCGCCTGGTGAAGCTGCTCGGGCCCATGGACGCGAGCCAGGCCCAGGTGGCCACGTTCCATGCCACGGGCGCGGCGATCCTGCGGCGCGAGGCCGAGGCGCTGGGTCGCACGCGGCAGTTCGTGATCTACGACGACGGCGATCAGCTCGCGCTGATCAAGCGGCTCATGCGCGGCGCGCGCCTCGATGAGCGCTCGGTACCGCCGCGCGCCATCGCCACCCACATCGACGCCGCGAAGAACGAAGCGATTGGCCCCGATCAGCTCGTGGCGCCGGACGGTCCGATCGTGCGCCCCGGCGACGAAGCGAAGGTCGCCGCGAAGCTGATCTACCCGCTCTACGAGCGCGCCCTGGAGCAGGCGAACGCGTTCGACTTCGGCGACCTCATCGTCAAGCCGCTGGAGCTCTTTCGCACGCGCAAGGAGATCCTCGAGCGGTACCAGCGGCGCTTCGAGTGGGTGCTCGTCGACGAGTTCCAGGACACCAACCCGGCGCAGTTCGAGCTCTTGAAGCGGCTGTGTCCGCCGGGTGGCAACCTGTGCGTCGTCGGCGATGACGATCAGGCCATCTACCGGTGGCGCGGCGCCGATGTGTCCAACATCCTCGACTTCGATCGGCACTATCCGAGCTCGAAGGTCGTGAAGCTGGAGCGCAACTACCGCTCCGATGCGAACATCCTCGATGCGGCGTACGCGGTGATCTCGCGCAACGCGCGGCGCAAGGCCAAGCGGCTCGTCACCGATGCCGAGGCCGGCGCGCCCTTGAATCTGCTGGCCTCGCGCGATGAGCGCGGCGAAGCGGCGATGGTGTCGAGCGGCGTGAAGCAGCTGCTCGCGAGCGGCGTGGCGCCGCCGCAGATCGCGGTGTTCTACCGGACCAACGCGCAGAGCCGCGTGCTCGAAGAGGCGCTGCGCGTGGGACGCGTGCCCTACACGATCGTTCGAGGCCGAAGCTTCTACGATCGCGCGGAAGTGAAGGACGCCGTCGCCTATTTGCGCGTGGCCATCAACCCCAAGTCCGACGCGGATCTGCTGCGCGTGATCAACAACCCGCCGCGCGGCATCGGCGACACGACGGTGGAGCACCTCACCGGCTACGCGCAGAACAAGAAGCTCTCCGTCTACGAAGCCCTCGGTGGCGTGGACTTCATCTCGGATCTCAAGCCGGCGGCGCGTCGGCGGCTGCAGGAGTTCCGCGGCGTCATCGACAGCCTCAAGGAGCACACGGTCTCGCAGCACGCGGCCGAGGCGATGGAGGCGGTGCTCGAGAAGAGCGGCTTGGTGACCGCGCTCGAGGCCGAGGAGACGCCCGAGGCCGACGCGCGCATCGAGAACTTGAAGGAGCTCGTGTCGGCCGCGCGCGAGTTCGACATGTCGCGCATCGCGATCGCCGCGCAGGCCAAGATCGACGCCGAAGGATCCGGATCCGAAAGGGATCTGGATTCGGGGCCGCTGGAGCTTCCCAAGGAGCCGCTCGACGCGTTCCTGGAGCAGATCTCGCTCGTGGGCGACGCCGATCTGAGCGAGGACGGCAAGCCCAGCAGCGGCAAGGTGAGCATGATGACGCTCCACGCCGCCAAGGGCCTGGAGTTCGACTGCGTGTTCCTCACGGGCATGGAGGAGAGCATCTTTCCGCACTCCCGCGCGCTCGGGGAGGACGCGGATCCGGAGGAGCTCGCCGAGGAGCGACGCCTTTGCTACGTGGGCATCACCCGCGCGCGGAAGCGGCTGTTCTTCACGCTCGCGCAGAGCCGCGTGGTGTTTGGCGAGGTTCGCTTCAACCGGCCGTCGCGATTCCTGAGCGAGATTCCGAAGAACCTGTTCGGGTTCACGTCGCCGCTGCCCTCGCTGGCGCCGGAGCGGTCGCCGGAGCCGGCGCCGCGGGGTGAGCGCGTGGTCTACGACGAGGAGTTCTCGCGCGGGCCACAGGTGCGCCGGCATTCGGGGCCGCGGGCGTCGTCGCTGGGTGAGCGCGTGGTGCATGCCAAGTTCGGCGAGGGCGAGGTGCTCTCGCGCGATGGCGACTCCGATGACGCCAAGGTCACCGTTCGCTTCCAGACCGGCGTGATGAAGGTGATCGCCCGATTTCTGAGGCCGCTCTGA
- the add gene encoding adenosine deaminase, with protein MSVPNERNDSIPSVARRDQLAPANIEVTEELLRALPKTDLHCHLDGSLRLTTILDLAQKQGVKLPADTPDGLAKSIHLGNICQDLEDYLTAFDVTLSVMQTEEALYRTAYELALDAAAENVRYLEVRYAPNLHTQKGLKMTAVVESVLEGLRQAKKEVGIKSGVIICGIRHINPVTSLRLAELAVAYKNKGVKGFDLAGAEYDFPAKDHKEAFQLILNNNVNCTCHAGEAYGPESIGQALHMVGAHRIGHGTRLREDGDLLNYVNDHRIPLEVCPSSNVQTRAVPDLASHPLKFYFDFGLRVTINTDNRLITDTTVTKELVLANKVMGLSLDDIVTILISGFKSAFLPFREKQDLLKEVNHEIGEVLARFGGLRKNGAIVAPATPRA; from the coding sequence ATGAGCGTCCCGAACGAACGAAACGATTCCATCCCCTCGGTGGCGCGCCGTGATCAGCTGGCGCCCGCCAACATCGAAGTCACCGAAGAGCTGCTCCGCGCACTGCCCAAGACGGATCTGCACTGCCACCTCGACGGCTCGCTGCGCCTCACCACCATCCTGGACCTCGCGCAGAAGCAGGGCGTGAAGCTGCCCGCCGACACACCGGATGGCCTCGCCAAGTCGATCCACCTCGGCAACATCTGCCAGGACCTCGAGGACTACCTCACCGCCTTCGACGTCACGCTCTCCGTGATGCAGACCGAAGAGGCGCTCTACCGCACCGCGTACGAGCTCGCCCTCGACGCCGCCGCGGAGAACGTGCGCTACCTCGAGGTGCGCTACGCGCCCAACCTGCACACGCAGAAGGGCCTGAAGATGACGGCCGTGGTGGAGAGCGTGCTCGAGGGCTTGCGCCAGGCGAAGAAGGAAGTGGGCATCAAGAGCGGCGTGATCATCTGCGGCATCCGCCACATCAACCCGGTGACCTCGCTGCGCCTCGCCGAGCTCGCCGTGGCTTACAAGAACAAGGGCGTGAAGGGCTTCGACCTCGCCGGCGCCGAGTACGACTTCCCCGCCAAGGATCACAAGGAAGCGTTCCAGCTGATCCTTAACAACAACGTGAACTGTACCTGCCATGCGGGCGAGGCGTACGGCCCGGAGAGCATCGGTCAGGCGCTGCACATGGTGGGCGCGCACCGCATCGGCCACGGCACGCGGCTGCGCGAAGACGGCGACCTGCTCAACTACGTGAACGATCACCGCATCCCGCTCGAGGTCTGCCCCAGCTCGAACGTGCAGACGCGCGCTGTGCCGGATCTCGCGAGCCACCCGCTGAAGTTCTATTTCGACTTCGGCCTGCGCGTGACCATCAACACCGACAACCGGCTCATCACCGACACCACCGTCACCAAGGAGCTGGTGCTGGCCAACAAGGTGATGGGCCTCTCGCTCGACGACATCGTCACCATCCTCATCTCGGGCTTCAAGAGCGCGTTCTTGCCCTTCCGCGAGAAGCAGGACCTCTTGAAGGAGGTGAACCACGAGATCGGCGAGGTGCTGGCGCGCTTTGGCGGGCTGCGGAAGAACGGCGCCATCGTGGCGCCCGCAACGCCGCGGGCGTAG